One Candidatus Binatia bacterium DNA segment encodes these proteins:
- a CDS encoding SPFH domain-containing protein: protein MSFAAVLIFVLLVILGSSIKITQEYERAVIFRLGRAVGVRGPGLVLIIPFIEKARRVDLRTITMDIPAQEVITRDNVSVKVSAVLYFRVVDPMPAIIAIENYIYGSNMIAQTTLRSVCGQVELDELLAEREKVNDQIQAIVDQQTEPWGVKVSSVEIKDIDLPQDMQRALARQAEAERERRAKVIAAEGEFQASAKLAEAAATLATHPAALTLRYLQSLTEIAGPNNSTTVFPLPIDMLRPFLDAQISSDAKKT, encoded by the coding sequence ATGAGTTTCGCAGCAGTTCTGATTTTTGTGCTTTTGGTCATTCTCGGTAGCTCAATCAAGATCACGCAGGAGTACGAGCGTGCGGTGATTTTTCGTCTCGGTCGTGCCGTGGGCGTCCGTGGTCCCGGTCTTGTCCTGATCATTCCCTTTATCGAAAAGGCTCGGCGTGTGGATCTCCGTACGATCACCATGGATATCCCGGCGCAGGAAGTCATCACGCGAGATAACGTATCGGTCAAAGTCAGTGCTGTCCTGTACTTTCGGGTTGTCGATCCGATGCCTGCCATCATTGCGATCGAGAACTATATATACGGCTCAAACATGATTGCTCAAACCACGCTGCGCAGCGTTTGTGGACAGGTCGAGCTTGATGAATTGCTGGCAGAGCGCGAAAAAGTCAACGATCAGATTCAGGCCATTGTGGACCAGCAGACAGAGCCTTGGGGCGTCAAAGTTTCAAGTGTCGAGATCAAGGATATTGATCTCCCGCAGGATATGCAGCGAGCCCTGGCCCGCCAGGCTGAAGCCGAGCGTGAACGACGCGCCAAGGTAATCGCGGCAGAAGGCGAATTTCAGGCCTCCGCAAAACTGGCCGAAGCGGCAGCGACTTTGGCGACACACCCTGCGGCTTTGACCCTGCGCTACCTCCAGTCTTTGACCGAGATTGCGGGTCCCAATAATTCGACCACGGTGTTTCCGTTGCCGATCGATATGCTGCGACCCTTTCTCGATGCGCAGATCAGCTCGGATGCAAAAAAAACCTGA
- the yajC gene encoding preprotein translocase subunit YajC: protein MSGTPADSALLQLLPFALILVVFYFLLIRPQQQKAKETEAMLEALKPGDNVVTTGGLFGKIVKIQENEVSLEIASNVKIRLERSSVGQVVKAGKAAESTKS, encoded by the coding sequence ATGAGTGGAACCCCAGCAGACAGCGCACTTTTGCAATTATTGCCCTTCGCATTGATTCTGGTCGTTTTCTATTTCCTTCTGATTCGCCCCCAGCAACAGAAGGCAAAGGAAACCGAGGCCATGCTCGAGGCCCTGAAGCCGGGCGATAATGTGGTCACTACCGGCGGTCTCTTCGGAAAAATCGTAAAGATTCAGGAAAACGAAGTTTCTCTGGAAATCGCCTCGAACGTAAAGATTCGGCTTGAGCGCTCATCGGTCGGCCAGGTCGTAAAAGCCGGTAAAGCCGCGGAAAGCACAAAGTCATGA
- a CDS encoding helix-turn-helix domain-containing protein: MMSFSDSENLLNSRDVARLLDMSPDAVNEYARKEILPAFKAGRQWRFRRQDITSFQQQVRAASAA; this comes from the coding sequence ATGATGTCTTTCAGCGACAGCGAAAACCTCTTGAATAGCCGTGACGTGGCGCGTCTTTTGGACATGAGCCCCGACGCGGTGAATGAATATGCGCGCAAGGAAATCCTCCCAGCCTTCAAGGCCGGGAGGCAATGGCGGTTCCGCCGGCAAGACATCACCTCGTTCCAGCAACAGGTCCGGGCTGCAAGCGCTGCTTGA
- the tgt gene encoding tRNA guanosine(34) transglycosylase Tgt, translating into MNETIATAGEGSHSPSFQLRARDPHSRARRGTLMTAHGPVQTPAFMPVGTYGAVKGVAPWELRDLGAELILSNAYHLAMRPGADAIGAMGGLHQFMGWKGAILTDSGGFQVFSLKGMRKVTDEGVLFQSHIDGSRRFFSPEDVVSNQEKLGVDIAMILDECPPAGAPPEDVARALRRTTDWARRSREAHSRADQMQFGIVQGGLDPAMRAQSADELQGIGFDGYAVGGLSVGEGRAETLAVGSYTVNLLPEEKPRYLMGVGTPEELVRFVAAGFDMFDCVMPSRNARNGMAFTSEGRVVIKNAIHRDSLVPLDPMCGCTTCANFSRAYLRHLFLNGEMLSARLLTNHNLYFYVNSMKRLRSAIENGTFRAEAASMGVDLDQIEDEEKRQ; encoded by the coding sequence ATGAACGAAACCATCGCGACCGCAGGGGAGGGGAGCCACTCTCCCTCCTTCCAGCTCAGGGCGAGAGATCCTCATTCCAGGGCGCGTCGGGGAACTCTGATGACCGCTCATGGCCCGGTTCAGACGCCGGCATTCATGCCGGTCGGGACCTACGGTGCGGTCAAAGGCGTGGCCCCTTGGGAGCTTCGTGACCTCGGCGCAGAATTGATCCTCTCGAATGCCTACCATCTCGCGATGCGGCCGGGCGCCGATGCCATTGGAGCCATGGGTGGCTTGCATCAATTTATGGGATGGAAGGGGGCGATCCTCACCGACTCCGGCGGATTTCAGGTTTTCAGCCTGAAGGGAATGCGAAAAGTGACCGATGAAGGAGTTCTTTTCCAAAGCCATATTGACGGAAGCCGCCGGTTTTTCAGCCCGGAAGACGTGGTCAGCAATCAAGAGAAGCTTGGCGTCGATATCGCGATGATTCTCGATGAATGTCCTCCTGCCGGTGCGCCTCCCGAAGATGTCGCGAGGGCCTTACGCCGCACGACTGACTGGGCCAGACGTTCTCGCGAGGCGCATAGCCGCGCGGACCAGATGCAATTCGGGATCGTGCAAGGTGGACTCGACCCGGCAATGAGAGCGCAAAGTGCGGACGAGTTGCAGGGGATCGGATTTGACGGCTACGCGGTTGGCGGACTTTCGGTAGGGGAAGGGCGTGCCGAGACCCTCGCAGTCGGTTCGTATACGGTAAACCTTCTGCCGGAGGAGAAACCGCGCTACTTGATGGGGGTCGGGACTCCGGAAGAGTTGGTGCGTTTCGTGGCCGCCGGTTTTGATATGTTCGATTGCGTGATGCCCAGCCGCAACGCTCGAAATGGGATGGCCTTTACCTCGGAGGGCCGGGTGGTGATCAAAAATGCAATCCACCGCGATTCGCTCGTGCCACTCGACCCGATGTGCGGATGCACGACCTGCGCAAATTTTTCGCGGGCCTACTTGCGGCACCTGTTCCTGAACGGTGAGATGCTATCGGCGCGGCTCCTGACAAATCACAACCTTTATTTTTATGTTAACTCGATGAAACGCCTGCGGTCTGCGATTGAAAATGGTACGTTTCGTGCCGAGGCGGCGTCGATGGGCGTCGATTTGGATCAGATCGAAGACGAGGAAAAGAGGCAGTAA
- the queA gene encoding tRNA preQ1(34) S-adenosylmethionine ribosyltransferase-isomerase QueA translates to MQKKPDPTEDGPASSDFNYELPQDLIAQSPAAKRDGSRMMRVHRERAVRPEASLVRSLADYLEQGDLLVRNRTRVFPARLRGQRLPGGGAVEVLLLQASPDQGPDCWQALAKPLKRLRPEQKLSFSGGGSDGGTIEARVRAIRNGYLWLDFAPGTEVLACAERLGEIPLPPYIERPEGPTPEDRARYQTIYASDTGSVAAPTAGLHLTEAIFESLALKDVGVAEVVLHVGAATFLSGQPGRGSGTVEPETYFVPEETRRSIENCKGRVVAVGTTTTRALESAARQGWPSRPTSTGLVLQPGDPFHVVQGMLTNFHLPGSSLLALVAGFGGTEPIREAYRIAVAEKYRFYSYGDAMLII, encoded by the coding sequence ATGCAAAAAAAACCTGATCCGACGGAAGACGGCCCGGCCAGCTCGGACTTCAATTATGAACTCCCGCAGGACCTGATCGCTCAGTCGCCGGCGGCCAAGCGAGACGGATCGAGAATGATGCGTGTCCATCGGGAGCGAGCCGTTCGCCCGGAAGCATCGCTGGTTCGTTCTCTGGCGGACTATCTGGAGCAAGGAGACCTGCTGGTGCGCAATCGCACGCGTGTTTTTCCGGCGCGGCTGCGTGGACAAAGACTACCGGGGGGTGGAGCAGTGGAGGTGCTCTTGCTCCAAGCCTCCCCCGATCAAGGGCCTGACTGTTGGCAGGCGCTGGCCAAACCCCTGAAGCGGCTGCGACCCGAGCAGAAGTTGAGCTTTTCCGGGGGCGGCTCTGACGGCGGAACGATCGAGGCTCGTGTGCGCGCGATCCGGAACGGATATTTATGGCTTGATTTCGCGCCCGGGACCGAGGTTCTGGCCTGCGCCGAGCGGCTCGGGGAAATTCCTTTGCCTCCCTATATCGAGCGCCCCGAGGGGCCGACACCAGAGGATCGCGCGCGCTACCAGACCATCTACGCCAGCGACACAGGGTCGGTGGCGGCACCCACGGCAGGTCTTCATCTGACGGAAGCGATCTTTGAATCGCTCGCGCTTAAGGACGTCGGTGTGGCGGAGGTCGTGCTGCACGTCGGTGCGGCAACTTTCCTCTCGGGTCAGCCCGGTCGGGGGTCGGGGACCGTTGAACCCGAAACATATTTTGTTCCGGAGGAAACCCGCCGAAGCATCGAGAATTGCAAGGGGCGGGTGGTCGCGGTCGGAACCACGACAACAAGGGCACTCGAGTCGGCCGCGCGGCAGGGATGGCCGTCCCGGCCGACGTCGACGGGGCTGGTGCTCCAACCGGGGGATCCTTTCCATGTCGTGCAAGGGATGCTCACCAATTTCCATTTGCCGGGTTCGTCGCTGCTGGCACTGGTGGCCGGGTTCGGTGGCACGGAGCCGATTCGCGAGGCCTACCGGATCGCGGTCGCCGAGAAATATCGCTTTTATAGCTACGGCGATGCGATGCTGATTATCTGA
- the secD gene encoding protein translocase subunit SecD: protein MNPGTVNYRLGGLIAVTLAAFIYLSPVFLPEGVRLPFAPVENPIHLGLDLRGGTHLLFTVDVDEAVSSTLDRTRQDVARAAAEDDIAVDSFVREGDTLVLTLADAGERSAVDTLITNRYPGLVIAGGSGSVLNLTQSRRQIEQIKRLAIDQSLETIRNRIDQFGVAEPTIQRQGSTEIVVQLPGVQDPQRAKDLIGKTAVLEFRLIADGTSADVETLGSSNLASPGSPTTWEVEKRVLLSGVQLADARVRPAAQFEGPQVELTMTDTGAVDLESASGDNVGRRLAIILDDKVVMAPSLNERIGGGRAVISGNFDLTTARDLAIVLRAGALPAPIRIIEERTVGPSLGRDSIEQGVLSLLVGGILVVLFMAYYYRGAGVLADTALLLNVAFLMAVLAGFGATLTLPGIAGIVLTMGMAVDANVLINERVREELRLGKTPRAALEAGYERAWAAIRDSNITTFVSGIILFQFGSGPVKGFAVTLCVGIVTTVFTAVFATRIYYDFRLEQRNLKTISI, encoded by the coding sequence ATGAATCCCGGAACTGTGAATTATCGACTCGGCGGACTGATCGCCGTCACTCTGGCCGCTTTCATCTATTTGTCGCCGGTCTTTCTGCCTGAGGGAGTTCGCTTGCCCTTTGCCCCCGTCGAAAATCCGATCCATCTCGGTCTGGATTTGCGGGGCGGCACGCATCTACTGTTCACGGTCGATGTTGATGAGGCCGTTTCCTCCACCTTGGATCGGACGCGTCAGGACGTCGCACGCGCCGCTGCAGAAGACGATATTGCTGTCGATAGTTTTGTGCGTGAAGGCGATACTCTCGTTTTGACGCTCGCGGATGCCGGCGAACGATCGGCGGTCGATACCCTGATTACAAACCGGTATCCGGGGCTCGTGATCGCGGGCGGGTCAGGCAGTGTTCTGAATCTCACCCAGAGTCGCCGCCAGATCGAGCAGATCAAGCGCCTCGCAATCGACCAATCCCTGGAGACCATCCGTAATAGAATCGACCAGTTCGGCGTCGCCGAACCCACAATCCAAAGGCAGGGCAGCACGGAAATCGTCGTGCAGCTGCCCGGCGTTCAGGATCCGCAGAGGGCGAAGGACCTGATCGGGAAAACGGCCGTTCTTGAATTTCGACTCATCGCCGATGGGACGAGTGCCGATGTCGAGACCCTGGGCAGCTCGAATCTGGCTTCACCCGGCAGCCCGACCACATGGGAAGTCGAGAAGCGGGTTCTGCTCAGCGGGGTCCAACTTGCGGATGCTCGTGTGCGACCCGCCGCTCAGTTTGAGGGTCCGCAAGTCGAGTTGACGATGACCGACACCGGTGCGGTCGACCTCGAAAGCGCCTCCGGCGATAACGTCGGCCGCCGCTTGGCGATTATTCTCGACGACAAGGTGGTGATGGCGCCTTCTTTGAACGAACGGATCGGAGGCGGTCGTGCCGTGATCTCCGGTAACTTCGACCTCACCACGGCTCGGGACCTCGCGATTGTTCTCCGTGCGGGTGCGCTGCCTGCACCTATCCGGATCATCGAGGAACGGACGGTAGGCCCCTCGCTTGGTCGTGATTCGATCGAGCAGGGCGTTCTCTCTCTGCTGGTCGGCGGCATCCTGGTGGTGCTCTTCATGGCCTATTATTATCGCGGAGCCGGCGTGCTCGCCGACACCGCGCTTCTGTTGAATGTGGCTTTCCTGATGGCCGTGCTCGCCGGCTTCGGAGCGACTCTGACACTGCCCGGAATCGCCGGGATCGTGTTGACGATGGGCATGGCAGTCGATGCAAATGTGTTGATCAACGAGCGCGTCCGTGAGGAATTACGCCTCGGGAAGACCCCTCGGGCCGCGCTCGAAGCGGGTTATGAGCGAGCTTGGGCTGCGATTCGGGACTCGAACATCACAACTTTTGTGTCCGGGATCATTCTTTTTCAATTTGGCTCCGGGCCGGTCAAAGGCTTCGCTGTGACGCTTTGCGTCGGGATCGTCACGACGGTGTTCACCGCGGTCTTTGCCACTCGGATTTACTACGATTTCCGGCTGGAACAGCGCAATCTCAAGACGATCTCCATCTGA